The following are from one region of the Acidobacteriota bacterium genome:
- the hisI gene encoding phosphoribosyl-AMP cyclohydrolase, producing MIIPSIDLSGGRAVQLRQGRDKVLELDNPIALAREFARYGPVAVVDLDAATGAGSNEEIVKALCAAAECRAGGGIRSVERAAEAVGWGAEKIVVGTRAFAGGRADTAFLRELTAAVGRERVVVALDARNGRIVTEAWRREAGLDIFSALREVEPWAGEILYTCVEREGMMGGTDRETAAGLARESGLRVTVAGGIASTREIAELSRLGVDVQLGMALYTGAFGPAEAFAASIDWSKGLVPTVVRDASGSVLMLAWSNSESLERTFATGEGWYFSRSRQSLWHKGATSGHTQNIVSVRTDCDGDALLFTVRQKGAACHTGSWSCFGGKPFGLDDLRGVIRNRLDTAPPESYTASLDAAALKAKLVEEAGELAEARGPADVAWEAADLLYFLAVALEKAGVGTEDVYRELRRRRFAPRRRRTP from the coding sequence ATGATCATTCCGTCCATCGATCTCAGCGGAGGCCGCGCCGTTCAACTGCGGCAGGGCCGGGACAAAGTTTTGGAGCTGGACAACCCGATCGCCCTGGCCCGGGAATTCGCCCGGTACGGGCCCGTCGCCGTCGTTGACCTCGACGCCGCAACGGGCGCCGGTTCGAACGAGGAAATCGTAAAGGCGCTCTGCGCCGCGGCCGAGTGCCGCGCCGGAGGCGGCATCCGCAGCGTCGAACGGGCGGCCGAGGCCGTCGGCTGGGGCGCGGAAAAAATCGTCGTAGGGACGCGGGCCTTCGCCGGAGGGCGGGCCGACACGGCGTTTCTGCGGGAGCTGACAGCAGCCGTCGGCCGCGAGCGCGTCGTCGTCGCCCTGGACGCCCGGAACGGCCGGATCGTGACCGAGGCCTGGCGCCGCGAGGCCGGTCTCGACATTTTCTCCGCTCTCCGGGAGGTCGAGCCCTGGGCGGGGGAAATTCTCTATACCTGCGTCGAGCGCGAGGGCATGATGGGCGGCACCGACCGGGAAACCGCGGCCGGGCTGGCCCGCGAGTCCGGTCTCCGGGTGACCGTGGCCGGAGGAATCGCCTCGACCCGGGAAATCGCCGAACTTTCGCGCCTCGGCGTCGACGTCCAGCTCGGCATGGCCCTGTATACGGGGGCGTTCGGACCGGCCGAGGCTTTCGCCGCATCGATCGACTGGTCGAAAGGCCTCGTTCCGACCGTGGTGCGGGATGCATCCGGATCGGTTCTCATGCTGGCTTGGAGTAATTCCGAGTCTCTCGAACGAACCTTCGCAACCGGGGAGGGCTGGTATTTCTCGAGGTCGAGACAAAGTCTGTGGCACAAGGGCGCAACGTCGGGCCACACCCAGAACATCGTCTCGGTCCGGACGGACTGCGACGGCGACGCCCTTCTCTTCACCGTGAGACAGAAGGGCGCGGCTTGCCACACCGGCTCGTGGTCCTGCTTCGGGGGAAAGCCGTTCGGTCTCGACGACCTCCGCGGCGTGATTCGCAACCGGCTGGACACGGCGCCTCCTGAATCCTACACCGCATCCCTCGACGCCGCCGCACTGAAGGCCAAGCTCGTCGAGGAGGCCGGGGAGCTCGCCGAGGCCCGCGGCCCGGCGGACGTCGCCTGGGAAGCGGCCGATCTTCTCTATTTCCTGGCCGTCGCCCTGGAGAAGGCGGGCGTCGGGACGGAGGATGTTTACCGGGAGTTGAGACGGCGGCGTTTCGCCCCGCGGCGGCGGAGGACGCCATGA
- the hisF gene encoding imidazole glycerol phosphate synthase subunit HisF encodes MLTARIIPCLDVDEGRVVKGVGFKNLRPAGDPESLAALYDEQGADEIVFLDIGATWKSRRTLLRTVEAVSRRVFVPLTVGGGITSVGNIRDALNAGADKAAVCSAALRNPDLLGEAAAVFGSQCVVLSIDAARSGETWTAFSHGGRVDTGRDALLWARQAERAGAGEILLNSIDRDGTQEGFDLDLVRRTSEAVSIPVIASGGAGSPEHLRTALVEGGASAVLLASLLHDGVLTVPEIKTYLLAKGVPVR; translated from the coding sequence ATGCTGACCGCGCGGATCATTCCCTGTCTCGACGTCGACGAGGGGCGGGTCGTGAAGGGCGTCGGCTTCAAAAACCTGCGCCCGGCGGGCGACCCGGAGAGCCTGGCCGCCCTCTACGACGAACAGGGAGCCGACGAGATCGTCTTTCTCGATATCGGCGCGACATGGAAAAGCCGCCGGACGCTTCTCCGGACGGTCGAGGCCGTCTCCCGGCGCGTGTTCGTGCCCCTGACCGTCGGCGGCGGCATCACATCCGTCGGGAACATTCGCGACGCCCTGAACGCCGGAGCCGACAAGGCGGCCGTCTGCTCGGCGGCGCTTCGCAACCCGGATCTTCTCGGCGAGGCGGCGGCCGTCTTCGGCTCCCAGTGCGTCGTCCTGTCCATCGATGCCGCGCGTTCGGGAGAGACCTGGACGGCCTTCTCCCACGGCGGCCGCGTCGACACCGGCCGCGACGCCCTCCTCTGGGCGCGGCAGGCCGAGCGGGCCGGGGCCGGGGAGATCCTGCTCAATTCCATCGACCGCGACGGGACGCAGGAGGGGTTCGACCTGGACCTCGTCCGCCGGACGTCCGAGGCCGTGTCGATTCCGGTCATCGCCTCGGGCGGTGCGGGAAGTCCGGAACACCTGCGGACAGCCCTTGTCGAAGGCGGGGCCTCAGCGGTTCTTCTCGCCTCGCTTCTTCACGACGGCGTTCTGACCGTCCCCGAAATCAAAACATATCTGCTCGCGAAAGGAGTGCCCGTCCGATGA
- the hisH gene encoding imidazole glycerol phosphate synthase subunit HisH, with product MLVVVDYGAGNMNSVRKAFAFLGVETFVARGPEDLAGADRIVLPGVGAFGRAAERLRLLGFDRALRDWAAAGRPLLGICLGLQLFFESSEESPGVKGLGLIPGLCRRLRARTVPHVGWNAVRPSRPHPLFDGTGAAEHFYFVHSYYAAPVESGDVLGLTDYTGDFCSAAGRDRIAGVQFHPEKSGGAGLELLRNWMERC from the coding sequence ATGTTGGTTGTCGTTGACTACGGCGCCGGAAACATGAACTCCGTCCGCAAGGCCTTCGCTTTCCTGGGCGTGGAGACGTTCGTGGCCCGCGGTCCGGAAGACCTGGCCGGGGCCGATCGCATCGTCCTGCCGGGCGTCGGCGCTTTCGGCCGGGCGGCGGAACGCCTCCGCCTTCTCGGTTTCGACCGGGCGCTTCGCGATTGGGCGGCGGCCGGGCGGCCCCTTCTCGGGATCTGTCTCGGCCTCCAGCTTTTCTTCGAGTCATCGGAGGAGTCGCCGGGCGTTAAGGGACTGGGACTCATTCCCGGCCTATGCCGCAGGCTCCGGGCCCGCACGGTGCCCCACGTCGGGTGGAACGCCGTCCGGCCGTCCCGGCCCCACCCGCTCTTCGACGGGACCGGCGCGGCGGAGCATTTTTACTTTGTCCACAGTTACTATGCCGCTCCCGTCGAGTCCGGGGACGTCCTGGGGCTCACGGACTACACGGGGGATTTCTGCAGCGCGGCCGGACGCGACCGGATCGCGGGCGTGCAGTTCCACCCGGAAAAAAGCGGCGGGGCCGGGCTCGAACTTCTCCGCAACTGGATGGAGCGATGCTGA